A region of the Gemmatimonadota bacterium genome:
TGGCTTAATTCCAGATGTGTTGCATCCAGAATTTTGGCCTTGATAATTTTCATTTTTTGCTCCTTGTGATCACGCCAACCGATACAACGCCCGCGCATTCTCCGCCAGAATATTGCGCCGCACATCCTTATCCATACCTGAGGGCAGCGCCACATCGGGCGCGTCAAAATCCCAGTGGGGATAATCTGTGGCAAACATCAACTTATCGTTCATATCCATATGATCCATCATCTGAAAAAAGTACTCGCGTTGTGGAGGTTCTTCCATAGGCTGCGTACTGATCCAGAAATGATCGCGAACATACTCCGACGGCAACCGCTTCAAATGCGGCAACTCCACCTTCAGCTTCTGATAACAACTATCCAGCCGCCACATCAATGCGGGCATCCACGCAAAGCCCCCCTCAATCAAAACCACTTTCAAATCCGGAAATTCCTCAAACACCCCCTCATACACCAGACTCGTCACCTGCGCCTGAAATGCCGTGGGCATACCACCGTGATCCTCAATATAATGCGACGGCTTGCCGGCGCCCGTAATCGGACCTGCGCCTGTACCGCCAAAATGAATCGCAATGGGAAAACCATTTCTCACCGCAGCCTCATACACCTTCCAGTACTTGCGACTGCCCAGAGGCTCCATAGTCCGCACGACGAGAAGCACCTGCACAAATCCCGGATTATCGCCCCTGCGGTCGATCTCTGCCGCGGCCAACTCGCCATCTTCATAAGGCGCAATCACAGACCCGCGCAACCGGGGTTCGCGCCCGAGCCACGCATCGGCTTGCCAATCGTTCACAGCCTGCCCCATCGCCTCTGCATAACGCAAATTTTGCTGCCCACCCACGCCGATCAAAGGCGTTAAAATACCGTAATCCAT
Encoded here:
- a CDS encoding amidohydrolase family protein, encoding MADTLMDEVKIERRKKTAVIDCDVHVTMKSGDMWFQYLAEEWHDCHRTIGGRGRIRSGYPRAVPNAARHDARPPSGPPGSDLDFLRAQLLDEWDMDYGILTPLIGVGGQQNLRYAEAMGQAVNDWQADAWLGREPRLRGSVIAPYEDGELAAAEIDRRGDNPGFVQVLLVVRTMEPLGSRKYWKVYEAAVRNGFPIAIHFGGTGAGPITGAGKPSHYIEDHGGMPTAFQAQVTSLVYEGVFEEFPDLKVVLIEGGFAWMPALMWRLDSCYQKLKVELPHLKRLPSEYVRDHFWISTQPMEEPPQREYFFQMMDHMDMNDKLMFATDYPHWDFDAPDVALPSGMDKDVRRNILAENARALYRLA